One genomic segment of Alicycliphilus denitrificans K601 includes these proteins:
- a CDS encoding cation diffusion facilitator family transporter encodes MPHAAARSLHVPAWMTPHNLLRASMGVAVLTIALKTLAWWISGSVGLLSDALESFVNLAGAMFALAMVTVARRPADADHPYGHHKAEYFSSGFEGILIVGASIAILWAAVLRLMHPQPLEQLGWGMGLSLLSTACNGLLAWGMLRAAQVHRSLALEGDARHLMTDVWTSIGVVVGLLAASATGWTWMDPLVAIGVALNILREGGALIWRASQGLMDEAMEPTLLARVYTVLQEYGGASGGAVHFDSLTSRRAGARSFVDLHMHVPGRWTLAEAARQRSEVEQALMQAVPGLRATIELLPEDHDTVFEQKVQAGEEQP; translated from the coding sequence ATGCCCCATGCCGCCGCCAGATCCCTGCATGTCCCCGCCTGGATGACGCCCCACAATCTGCTGCGCGCCTCGATGGGCGTGGCCGTGCTGACCATCGCCCTCAAGACCCTGGCCTGGTGGATCAGCGGCTCGGTCGGGCTGCTGTCGGACGCGCTGGAGTCCTTTGTGAACCTGGCCGGCGCCATGTTCGCCCTGGCCATGGTGACCGTGGCCCGCCGCCCGGCGGACGCGGACCACCCTTATGGCCACCACAAGGCAGAGTATTTCTCCTCGGGCTTCGAAGGCATCCTCATCGTGGGCGCGAGTATCGCCATCCTCTGGGCGGCCGTGCTGCGCCTCATGCACCCGCAGCCGCTGGAGCAGCTCGGCTGGGGCATGGGCCTGTCGCTGCTGAGCACCGCCTGCAACGGCCTGCTGGCCTGGGGCATGCTGCGCGCGGCGCAGGTGCACCGCTCCCTGGCGCTGGAGGGCGATGCGCGCCACCTGATGACCGACGTGTGGACCTCCATCGGCGTGGTCGTCGGCCTGCTGGCCGCCAGCGCCACGGGCTGGACGTGGATGGACCCGCTGGTGGCCATCGGCGTGGCGCTGAACATCCTGCGCGAGGGCGGCGCGCTGATCTGGCGCGCATCGCAGGGCCTGATGGACGAGGCCATGGAGCCCACGCTGCTGGCGCGCGTGTACACCGTGCTGCAAGAGTACGGCGGCGCCAGCGGGGGGGCCGTGCACTTCGACAGCCTGACCTCGCGCCGCGCCGGCGCGCGCAGCTTCGTCGATCTGCACATGCACGTGCCCGGGCGCTGGACGCTGGCCGAGGCTGCCCGGCAGCGCAGCGAGGTGGAGCAGGCACTGATGCAGGCCGTGCCCGGCCTGCGCGCCACCATCGAGCTGCTGCCCGAGGACCATGACACGGTGTTCGAACAGAAGGTGCAGGCCGGGGAGGAGCAGCCATGA
- the dtd gene encoding D-aminoacyl-tRNA deacylase: protein MIGLLQRVSEARVEIAGEVAGRIGAGLLALVCAEQGDGEQQADKLLAKILKLRIFTDEAGKMNRSVQDVGGGLLIVSQFTLAADTRGGNRPGFSQAAAPAEGERLYDYFVARARAAYPEVATGRFGASMQVHLVNDGPVTIPLRIAP, encoded by the coding sequence ATGATCGGCCTGCTGCAGCGCGTGAGCGAGGCGCGCGTGGAAATCGCCGGCGAGGTGGCCGGCCGCATCGGCGCGGGCCTGCTGGCCCTGGTCTGCGCCGAGCAGGGCGACGGCGAGCAGCAGGCCGACAAGCTGCTGGCCAAGATACTCAAGCTGCGCATCTTCACCGACGAGGCCGGCAAGATGAACCGCAGCGTGCAGGACGTGGGCGGCGGCCTGCTCATCGTGAGCCAGTTCACCCTGGCCGCCGACACGCGCGGCGGCAACCGCCCCGGCTTCAGCCAGGCGGCGGCGCCCGCCGAGGGCGAGCGCCTGTACGACTACTTCGTGGCCCGGGCGCGCGCCGCGTACCCGGAGGTGGCCACGGGGCGCTTCGGCGCCAGCATGCAGGTGCACCTGGTCAACGACGGGCCGGTGACCATTCCGCTGCGCATCGCGCCTTGA
- a CDS encoding sulfite exporter TauE/SafE family protein translates to MFGTPLLLAAAFVAGALNAVAGGGSFLTLPALVFTGVPPVVANATGTVALLPGYMAGAWGFREDMQPPPGLSMRAVVALSLAGGSAGAALLLVTPDATFRKVVPWLLLAATALFAFGPQLRQWAGSGRHGAAPWKASLGMLAVAAYGGYFNGGLGILLLALFGLLGQTQLNAMNGMKNLVSALLTAIAVAIYAAGGIVLWPQALLMMVAATLGGYGGARAARRLPAPVLRWGIVATGLVMAGLFFWKQ, encoded by the coding sequence ATGTTCGGCACCCCCCTGCTCCTCGCCGCCGCCTTCGTCGCCGGCGCCCTCAACGCCGTCGCGGGCGGCGGCAGCTTCCTCACCCTGCCCGCGCTGGTTTTCACCGGCGTGCCGCCCGTGGTGGCCAATGCCACCGGCACCGTGGCGCTGCTGCCCGGCTACATGGCGGGCGCCTGGGGCTTTCGCGAGGACATGCAGCCGCCGCCGGGCCTGTCGATGCGCGCCGTGGTCGCGCTGTCGCTCGCGGGCGGCTCGGCCGGCGCGGCGCTGCTGCTGGTAACGCCCGACGCCACCTTCCGCAAGGTCGTGCCCTGGCTGCTGCTGGCGGCCACCGCCCTGTTCGCCTTCGGGCCGCAGCTGCGGCAGTGGGCGGGCTCGGGCCGGCACGGCGCCGCGCCCTGGAAGGCCAGCCTGGGCATGCTGGCCGTGGCGGCCTATGGCGGCTATTTCAACGGGGGGCTGGGCATCCTGCTGCTGGCGCTGTTCGGCCTGCTGGGGCAGACGCAGCTGAACGCCATGAACGGCATGAAGAACCTCGTCTCCGCCCTGCTCACGGCCATCGCCGTGGCGATCTACGCGGCGGGCGGCATCGTGCTGTGGCCGCAGGCCCTCCTGATGATGGTGGCCGCCACGCTGGGCGGCTACGGCGGCGCGCGCGCGGCGCGCCGGCTGCCCGCGCCCGTGCTGCGCTGGGGCATCGTGGCGACGGGGCTGGTGATGGCGGGGCTGTTCTTCTGGAAACAGTGA
- a CDS encoding LysR family transcriptional regulator, which translates to MPDFDPQRLLSRLRFRHLQLLLALHEGGSLRAAAGLMHLTQPALSKALGEIEAAFGAPLFIRTARGLEPTPQGETAIRGAAMLLNELAHLGQETSQQPAVTQLRIGAPPFVAQGYLPEVLSRLIAEHPHVRVQLQEERVPLLVECLLAGQLDALITSYPTELPEAAGQPLRYEKLFDAAFTVIAPADHPAGHAHTCDWEYLARQRWVLPTRSSMLRRMMEEVFRRESVMSPTPVIESTSPFTNLQLVKAGLGISAVPSASLRAAPASLGVREVRAVPGISTGPVALIYRGAVANPRVALLRSTLGLAASGETPAP; encoded by the coding sequence ATGCCGGACTTCGACCCACAGCGCCTGCTATCCCGCCTGCGCTTCAGGCACCTGCAATTGCTGCTGGCCCTGCACGAGGGCGGCAGCCTGCGCGCGGCAGCCGGCCTGATGCACCTGACGCAGCCGGCGCTGAGCAAGGCCCTGGGCGAGATCGAAGCCGCCTTCGGCGCACCGCTCTTCATACGCACCGCGCGCGGGCTGGAGCCCACGCCCCAGGGCGAGACCGCCATCCGCGGGGCGGCAATGCTGCTCAACGAACTGGCGCACCTGGGCCAAGAAACCTCGCAGCAGCCTGCCGTCACCCAGCTGCGCATCGGCGCGCCGCCCTTCGTGGCCCAGGGGTATCTGCCCGAAGTGCTGTCCCGGCTGATCGCGGAGCACCCCCATGTCCGGGTGCAATTGCAAGAGGAACGGGTTCCGCTGCTGGTGGAATGCCTGCTGGCCGGCCAGCTCGACGCACTCATCACCAGCTACCCCACGGAACTGCCCGAAGCCGCCGGCCAGCCCCTGCGCTATGAGAAGCTGTTCGATGCGGCCTTCACCGTCATCGCCCCGGCGGACCACCCCGCAGGCCATGCGCACACCTGTGACTGGGAATACCTGGCGCGCCAGCGCTGGGTCCTGCCCACGCGCAGCTCGATGCTGCGGCGCATGATGGAGGAGGTATTCCGCCGCGAAAGCGTGATGTCGCCGACGCCCGTGATCGAGTCCACCAGTCCGTTCACCAACCTGCAGCTGGTCAAGGCGGGGCTGGGCATCAGCGCCGTCCCCAGTGCGTCCCTGCGGGCTGCGCCCGCATCGCTGGGCGTGCGCGAGGTCAGGGCCGTGCCGGGCATCTCCACCGGCCCGGTAGCGTTGATATACCGCGGCGCCGTGGCCAATCCCCGCGTGGCCCTGCTGCGCTCCACGCTGGGGCTCGCGGCCTCGGGCGAAACACCGGCGCCTTAG
- a CDS encoding Bug family tripartite tricarboxylate transporter substrate binding protein, translating into MDRRAFLASALAATATSAAWANSFPSRPVRVISPYAAGGGPDVQLRQTGPSLGEVLGQSIVIENKVGAAGVLAAQYVAQQPADGYTCLLGSNTHLIQKLLQPGLRFDPIGDFAPVSNLMSSPTVLVVRADAPWRTAQELIAALKAQPAQANYGSGGIGTSAHLAGATLASLAGLQVTHIPLKGSVEIAASLIRGDTQYAFPVAGTGIPQVQGGKLRALAVTSRKRLSQLPDVPTLQEVLNNELAVQESWFGLWAPAKTPPAVLDTLNAAVRKVAAQPALRAAFEAVGNEATASASPQAFADFVRSENRKWAEIIQLAGITANS; encoded by the coding sequence ATGGATAGACGCGCCTTTCTCGCCAGCGCATTGGCAGCTACGGCCACCTCCGCGGCTTGGGCGAACAGCTTTCCTTCCCGCCCGGTGCGGGTGATTTCGCCCTATGCCGCCGGCGGCGGGCCGGACGTGCAACTGCGCCAGACGGGCCCGTCGCTGGGCGAGGTGCTGGGCCAATCCATCGTGATCGAGAACAAGGTCGGGGCGGCGGGCGTGCTGGCCGCCCAGTACGTGGCGCAGCAGCCGGCCGACGGCTATACCTGCCTGCTGGGCTCCAATACCCACTTGATCCAGAAACTTCTGCAGCCGGGGCTGCGCTTCGACCCGATCGGGGACTTCGCCCCCGTCAGCAATCTGATGTCCTCGCCCACGGTGCTGGTGGTGCGTGCCGATGCGCCGTGGCGCACGGCCCAGGAGCTGATCGCCGCGCTCAAGGCGCAGCCGGCGCAGGCCAACTATGGCTCGGGCGGCATTGGCACATCGGCCCACCTGGCCGGTGCCACGCTGGCGTCGCTGGCCGGGCTGCAGGTGACCCACATCCCGCTCAAGGGCTCGGTGGAGATCGCCGCCTCGCTGATCCGGGGCGACACCCAATATGCGTTCCCGGTGGCGGGCACGGGCATTCCCCAGGTGCAGGGCGGCAAGCTGCGCGCCCTGGCCGTGACCAGCCGCAAGCGCCTGAGCCAGTTGCCCGACGTGCCGACGCTGCAGGAAGTGCTGAACAACGAACTGGCGGTGCAGGAGTCATGGTTCGGCCTGTGGGCCCCGGCCAAGACGCCGCCGGCCGTGCTGGACACCCTCAATGCCGCGGTACGCAAGGTGGCGGCGCAGCCTGCGCTGCGCGCGGCCTTCGAGGCCGTGGGCAACGAGGCCACGGCCAGCGCGTCGCCCCAGGCGTTTGCCGACTTCGTGCGCAGCGAGAACCGCAAGTGGGCCGAGATCATCCAGCTGGCCGGCATCACGGCCAACAGTTGA
- a CDS encoding CaiB/BaiF CoA transferase family protein, whose product MDKPLQGVRVVDMSHVIAGPLASHYLAQLGAEVIKIEPPGGEVMRNSHAPGEKNEGGLPSGFVALNAGKRSLAVDIRQPEGADIVRALARTADVFIENFRPGVVARYGLGYEDIRALRPDVVYCSISGFGQQGDWARRGAYDHVVQALTGMMMMAGDDEHAPPVKVGFPVIDVAVGMLGALSITAALHKRNAGTPGARAGQHIDASMLQASMMLMYPHACTYLTHGTEPRRVGNRGYTGSPAADTYRCADGWLSTAANTPAQFRLLAGVLGLEALCDDAALLDIDAFNAPQGGFVVARDLPALQERLRAAFAGRSAADMEARLNAVGVPAARVRRLGEFLDEARDTGALRPVRYGAQGSDVQTPGLGFRLGGCEPAPQTPAPGLGQHGHALLQELGIEDAVIEQLHRNGVLGGAHH is encoded by the coding sequence ATGGACAAGCCGTTGCAAGGGGTGCGCGTCGTCGACATGTCGCACGTGATCGCGGGGCCGCTGGCCTCGCACTACCTGGCCCAGCTGGGGGCCGAGGTCATCAAGATCGAGCCGCCCGGCGGCGAGGTCATGCGCAACAGCCATGCGCCGGGGGAAAAGAACGAGGGTGGACTGCCTTCGGGATTCGTGGCGCTCAATGCCGGCAAGCGCTCCCTGGCGGTGGACATCCGCCAGCCCGAAGGAGCGGACATCGTGCGTGCGCTGGCCCGCACGGCCGACGTGTTCATCGAGAACTTCCGCCCCGGCGTGGTGGCGCGCTACGGCCTGGGCTACGAGGATATCCGGGCGCTGCGGCCCGATGTCGTCTACTGCTCCATCTCGGGCTTCGGCCAGCAGGGCGACTGGGCCCGGCGCGGCGCCTACGACCACGTGGTGCAGGCGCTGACCGGCATGATGATGATGGCGGGCGACGATGAGCACGCGCCGCCCGTGAAAGTGGGCTTCCCGGTGATCGACGTGGCCGTCGGCATGCTGGGCGCGCTGTCGATCACGGCCGCGCTGCACAAGCGCAATGCCGGCACGCCGGGCGCACGTGCCGGCCAGCACATCGATGCCTCCATGCTGCAGGCTTCGATGATGCTCATGTACCCGCATGCCTGCACCTATCTCACCCATGGCACCGAGCCCCGGCGCGTGGGCAATCGCGGCTACACCGGCAGCCCGGCGGCCGACACCTACCGGTGCGCCGATGGCTGGCTGTCCACCGCCGCCAACACGCCGGCGCAGTTCCGGCTGCTGGCCGGCGTGCTCGGGCTGGAGGCCCTGTGCGACGACGCGGCGCTGCTCGACATCGACGCCTTCAACGCGCCGCAAGGGGGCTTCGTCGTCGCACGCGACCTGCCCGCGCTGCAGGAGCGCCTGCGCGCCGCCTTCGCCGGGCGTAGCGCTGCCGACATGGAGGCGCGGCTCAACGCGGTGGGTGTGCCGGCCGCGCGCGTGCGGCGCCTGGGGGAATTCCTGGACGAAGCGCGGGATACCGGTGCGCTGCGGCCCGTGCGCTATGGTGCGCAGGGCTCGGACGTGCAGACCCCGGGCCTGGGTTTCCGGCTCGGAGGCTGCGAGCCGGCCCCGCAAACGCCCGCCCCCGGCCTGGGCCAGCATGGCCATGCACTGCTGCAGGAACTGGGCATCGAGGATGCCGTCATCGAGCAGCTGCATCGCAACGGCGTGCTGGGCGGGGCGCATCACTGA
- a CDS encoding MDR family oxidoreductase has product MFKALLLTQPAPRETHAECVEIDESRLPEGTVRVAVSHSTLNYKDALAITGRSPVVRQFPMVPGIDFAGTVIDSEDERFRPGDAVLLNGWGVGETHWGGLAQQARVNGDWLIRRPEAFSAQDVMAIGTAGYTAMLCVMALQDRGVAPADGPVLVTGANGGVGSIAVALLARLGFEVHASTGRPEQAAHLQALGAAQIVERGSLDAPGKPLQKERWAAAVDSVGSHTLANVCASVRYGGCVAACGLAQGMDLPATVAPFILRGVSLLGIDSVYAPVQRRERAWQRLAQELPREVLQRNTEVAGLADVVALAPRLLAGQVRGRVVVDTAR; this is encoded by the coding sequence ATGTTCAAGGCCCTGCTGCTCACCCAACCCGCCCCGCGCGAAACCCATGCCGAATGCGTGGAGATCGACGAGTCCCGCCTGCCCGAGGGCACGGTGCGCGTTGCGGTCTCGCATTCGACGCTGAACTACAAGGACGCGCTGGCCATCACCGGCCGCTCGCCCGTGGTGCGGCAGTTCCCCATGGTGCCCGGCATCGACTTCGCGGGAACGGTGATCGACAGCGAGGACGAGCGCTTTCGCCCCGGCGATGCGGTGCTGCTCAACGGCTGGGGCGTGGGCGAAACGCACTGGGGCGGCCTCGCGCAGCAGGCGCGGGTCAATGGCGACTGGCTGATCCGCCGGCCCGAGGCGTTCAGTGCCCAGGATGTGATGGCCATCGGCACCGCGGGCTACACGGCGATGCTGTGCGTGATGGCGCTGCAGGACCGCGGCGTCGCGCCCGCCGATGGCCCCGTGCTGGTCACCGGTGCCAACGGCGGCGTGGGCAGCATTGCCGTTGCCTTGCTGGCGCGCCTGGGCTTCGAGGTGCACGCCAGCACCGGCCGCCCGGAGCAGGCCGCGCATCTGCAGGCGCTGGGCGCCGCGCAGATCGTGGAGCGCGGCAGCCTGGACGCGCCGGGCAAGCCGCTGCAGAAGGAACGCTGGGCCGCGGCCGTGGACAGCGTGGGCAGCCATACGCTGGCCAACGTCTGCGCCAGCGTGCGCTACGGCGGCTGCGTGGCCGCGTGCGGACTGGCGCAGGGCATGGACCTGCCAGCCACGGTCGCACCCTTCATCCTGCGCGGCGTGTCCCTGCTGGGCATCGACAGCGTCTATGCCCCCGTGCAGCGGCGCGAGCGGGCCTGGCAGCGCCTGGCGCAGGAGTTGCCGCGCGAGGTGCTGCAGCGCAATACCGAAGTGGCAGGGCTGGCCGACGTCGTGGCGCTGGCGCCCCGCCTGCTGGCGGGACAGGTGCGCGGCCGGGTGGTGGTGGATACGGCGCGCTGA
- a CDS encoding AMP-binding protein: MNHLHTGGTMAAQHRSAFRAFAGREALVGGGVRWSYAGLAERCHRMARYFQSLGLGRQDGIAMLAGNTPEAVVVVIAAQLLGLRYTALHPMGALEDQGFVLRDAGIRLLVVDGARFAGRGAELAALGIARTVVSLGPAPFGADAVAASAAFDGSETPIEVQPDDVHKISYTGGTTGRSKGVVHRQRTALTMLLQQLGGWEWPAPARCLVATPISHAGGSLVLPTLLRGGTLVLADKFSPASLLQTVQDERISVTFLVPTQIYALLDCADRARYDLSSLQLVLYGAAPIAPARLAEALRVFGPIFGQIYGQAEAPMTIAYLRRDEHDPQRPALLQSCGRPLPGNEVRLLDAQLREVPPGEVGELCVRGPLVMDGYLNRPEETAKALAGDWLHTGDMARMDEQGYLYLVDRAKDMIITGGFNVYSTEVEACLALHPAVAQSAVIGIPNAKWGEAVLAVVVPRPGAACPEPQELMAFVQRHKGPVLAPKAVQFAEALPLTPLGKVDKKTLRAQFWQGQERLV, translated from the coding sequence ATGAACCACCTCCACACCGGCGGCACCATGGCCGCGCAGCATCGTTCGGCCTTCCGGGCCTTTGCCGGCCGCGAGGCCCTGGTAGGCGGCGGAGTGCGCTGGTCCTATGCCGGGCTCGCTGAGCGCTGCCACCGCATGGCGCGCTATTTCCAGTCCCTGGGCCTGGGGCGCCAGGACGGCATCGCCATGCTGGCGGGCAACACGCCCGAGGCGGTGGTCGTTGTCATTGCGGCCCAGCTGCTGGGGCTGCGCTACACGGCGCTGCACCCCATGGGGGCGCTGGAGGACCAGGGCTTCGTGCTGCGCGACGCCGGCATCCGGCTGCTGGTGGTGGACGGCGCGCGCTTTGCCGGGCGCGGGGCCGAGCTGGCAGCGCTGGGCATCGCCCGGACGGTGGTCTCGCTGGGGCCCGCCCCGTTCGGCGCCGACGCGGTCGCGGCCTCGGCGGCGTTCGACGGCTCGGAAACGCCCATCGAGGTCCAGCCCGACGACGTGCACAAGATCTCCTACACCGGCGGCACCACGGGCCGGTCCAAGGGCGTGGTCCACCGCCAGCGCACGGCGCTGACCATGCTGCTGCAGCAGCTGGGCGGCTGGGAGTGGCCCGCGCCGGCGCGCTGCCTGGTGGCCACGCCCATCTCGCACGCGGGCGGCTCGCTGGTGCTGCCAACCCTGCTGCGCGGCGGCACGCTGGTGCTGGCCGACAAGTTCTCGCCGGCTTCGCTCCTGCAGACCGTGCAGGACGAGCGCATCAGCGTGACCTTTCTGGTGCCGACGCAGATCTACGCGCTGCTCGACTGCGCCGACCGCGCGCGCTACGACCTGTCGAGCCTGCAGCTCGTGCTCTACGGCGCGGCGCCCATTGCCCCGGCGCGGCTGGCCGAGGCGCTGCGCGTGTTTGGCCCCATCTTCGGCCAGATCTACGGCCAGGCCGAGGCGCCCATGACCATCGCCTATCTGCGCAGGGACGAGCACGACCCGCAGCGGCCCGCGCTGCTGCAGTCCTGCGGCCGCCCCCTGCCCGGTAACGAGGTGCGGCTGCTGGACGCGCAGCTGCGCGAGGTGCCGCCCGGCGAGGTCGGCGAACTGTGCGTGCGCGGCCCGCTGGTCATGGACGGCTACCTGAACCGCCCCGAGGAGACCGCCAAGGCCCTTGCCGGCGACTGGTTGCACACGGGCGACATGGCGCGCATGGACGAGCAGGGCTACCTGTACCTGGTGGACCGCGCCAAGGACATGATCATCACCGGCGGCTTCAACGTCTATTCGACCGAGGTCGAGGCCTGCCTAGCGCTGCACCCGGCGGTGGCGCAGTCGGCGGTGATCGGCATCCCCAACGCCAAGTGGGGCGAGGCGGTCCTGGCCGTGGTGGTGCCCAGGCCCGGCGCGGCCTGCCCCGAGCCGCAGGAGCTGATGGCCTTCGTGCAGCGGCACAAGGGGCCGGTGCTCGCGCCCAAGGCGGTGCAGTTTGCCGAGGCGCTGCCGCTCACGCCGCTGGGCAAGGTGGACAAGAAGACGCTGCGCGCGCAGTTCTGGCAGGGGCAGGAGCGCCTCGTCTGA
- the ybeY gene encoding rRNA maturation RNase YbeY, with translation MALNHLTLSLQFARDASTHRAALPRHKVARWIRHALAVDAEITVRIVGSEEGRRLNREFRRKDYATNVLTFDYQQEPTVLADLVLCAPVVEREAREQGKTLQEHYAHLLVHGALHAQGWDHETGEQDAQEMEAYETEIMRELGFADPYAG, from the coding sequence ATGGCTCTTAACCACCTCACCCTCTCCCTGCAATTCGCGCGCGACGCCTCCACGCACCGCGCGGCACTGCCGCGCCACAAGGTGGCGCGCTGGATACGCCACGCGCTGGCCGTTGACGCCGAGATCACCGTGCGCATCGTCGGCAGCGAGGAAGGCCGGCGCCTGAACCGCGAGTTCCGCCGCAAGGACTACGCCACCAACGTGCTCACCTTCGACTACCAGCAGGAGCCCACGGTGCTGGCCGACCTCGTGCTGTGCGCTCCCGTGGTCGAGCGCGAGGCGCGCGAGCAGGGCAAGACGCTACAGGAGCACTACGCCCACCTGCTCGTGCACGGCGCGCTGCACGCCCAGGGCTGGGACCACGAGACCGGCGAGCAGGACGCGCAGGAGATGGAGGCCTACGAGACTGAAATCATGCGGGAGCTGGGCTTCGCCGACCCCTACGCCGGCTGA
- a CDS encoding PhoH family protein → MILRHTFTPHNNLRLSHLCGPADVHLRTIEAALQVKIAHRHEQFKVDGPKARAAQAMELLQALYEMADHPIKEDHLQLMLAGDASMMDEEDSPAPLTTRRADLRARTPTQSLYLHNIATHDITFGIGPAGTGKTYLAVACAVDALERNAVQRIVLTRPAVEAGERLGFLPGDLTQKVDPYLRPLYDALYELMGFDRVQKAFERNALEIAPLAFMRGRTLNNAFVILDEAQNTTPEQMKMFLTRIGFGARAVVTGDVSQIDLPKGSLSGLIDAERVLKRVKGIAVTRFTSADVVRHPLVARIVDAYDAQRSRRGTGE, encoded by the coding sequence GTGATACTGCGCCACACCTTCACACCGCATAACAACCTGCGCCTGTCCCACCTGTGCGGCCCCGCCGACGTGCACCTGCGCACCATCGAGGCGGCGCTGCAGGTCAAGATCGCCCACCGCCACGAGCAGTTCAAGGTGGACGGCCCCAAGGCCCGCGCCGCCCAGGCCATGGAGCTTTTGCAGGCACTCTACGAGATGGCGGACCACCCCATCAAGGAAGACCACCTGCAGCTCATGCTGGCCGGCGACGCCAGCATGATGGACGAGGAGGACAGCCCCGCCCCGCTGACCACGCGCCGCGCCGACCTGCGCGCGCGCACGCCCACCCAAAGCCTGTACCTGCACAACATCGCCACGCACGACATCACCTTCGGCATAGGCCCGGCCGGCACCGGCAAGACCTACCTGGCCGTGGCCTGCGCGGTCGATGCGCTGGAGAGGAACGCGGTGCAGCGCATCGTGCTCACGCGCCCGGCCGTGGAGGCCGGCGAGCGCCTGGGCTTCCTGCCCGGCGACCTGACGCAGAAGGTGGACCCCTACCTGCGCCCGCTGTACGACGCGCTGTACGAGCTGATGGGGTTCGACCGCGTGCAGAAGGCCTTCGAGCGCAACGCGCTGGAGATCGCGCCGCTGGCCTTCATGCGCGGGCGCACGCTCAACAACGCCTTCGTGATCCTGGACGAGGCGCAGAACACCACGCCCGAGCAGATGAAGATGTTCCTCACGCGCATAGGCTTCGGCGCGCGCGCCGTGGTCACGGGCGACGTGAGCCAGATCGACCTGCCCAAGGGCTCCCTGAGCGGCCTGATCGACGCCGAGCGCGTCCTGAAGCGCGTCAAGGGCATCGCCGTGACGCGCTTCACCAGCGCCGACGTGGTGCGCCACCCGCTGGTGGCGCGCATCGTGGACGCCTACGACGCGCAGCGCAGCCGGCGTGGCACAGGCGAATGA
- the ruvA gene encoding Holliday junction branch migration protein RuvA: MIGKLTGALLEKNPPEVLLDCHGVGYEVLVPMSTFYNLPAVGQPVSLLTQFIVREDAQLLYGFATQQERQAFRELIKVSGVGPRTALSILSGLGVADLAQAVSLQEAGRLVKVPGIGKKTAERLLLELKGKLGADMGGRPHAASADQADILQALLALGYNDKEAAAALKGLPADVGVSEGIKLALKSLAR, translated from the coding sequence ATGATAGGCAAATTGACCGGCGCGCTGCTGGAAAAGAACCCCCCCGAGGTGCTGCTGGACTGCCATGGCGTGGGCTACGAGGTGCTGGTGCCCATGAGCACCTTCTACAACCTGCCCGCCGTGGGGCAGCCGGTGAGCCTGCTCACGCAGTTCATCGTGCGCGAGGACGCGCAGCTGCTCTATGGCTTCGCCACGCAGCAGGAGCGCCAGGCGTTCCGCGAGCTCATCAAGGTCAGCGGCGTGGGGCCGCGCACGGCGCTGTCCATCCTCTCGGGGCTGGGCGTGGCGGACCTGGCGCAGGCCGTGTCGTTGCAGGAGGCAGGCCGCCTGGTCAAGGTGCCGGGCATAGGCAAGAAGACCGCCGAGCGCCTGCTGCTGGAGCTCAAGGGCAAGCTGGGCGCGGACATGGGCGGCAGGCCGCACGCGGCCAGCGCGGACCAGGCCGACATTCTCCAGGCGCTGCTGGCGCTCGGCTATAACGACAAGGAAGCCGCGGCGGCGCTCAAGGGGCTGCCGGCCGACGTGGGCGTGAGCGAGGGGATCAAGCTGGCGCTGAAGTCGCTGGCCCGGTAG